The following coding sequences are from one Gossypium hirsutum isolate 1008001.06 chromosome A12, Gossypium_hirsutum_v2.1, whole genome shotgun sequence window:
- the LOC107888016 gene encoding L10-interacting MYB domain-containing protein, with product MSTSAIEVSGKKVKAMWDKRLTEIFCDICIKEILKGNRSGKGLSQRQLKNRWNALKKEWKAWKKLKGEDTGLGWNPIKRTVDASDDWWESRLKVVPEAQKFRTSDIDPEFEGKLDQMFMGIVATGDKAWAPSSGTLYSDIFEYVNNEIPEENEEENVRNDVHILNDVYISNDVQIDGNGQKRKNPEISSSHFKTGRKKSSKQIGGATRLSSQIEKLCNATDNMSQATSSLAPVMDPYGIPQAVKVLDSMSEEVPEASLLYFFALRLLLNKDKRTMFLSINPKIRALWLKTEMEDS from the exons ATGAGTACGTCGGCGATTGAAGTTAGTGGTAAAAAAGTGAAAGCAATGTGGGATAAGAGATTGACAGAAATATTTTGTGATATTTGTATTAAAGAGATATTGAAAGGCAATAGGTCTG GCAAGGGTTTGTCACAAAGACAACTTAAAAATAGGTGGAATGCCCTAAAAAAAGAATGGAAAGCTTGGAAGAAACTTAAAGGCGAAGATACTGGTCTAGGGTGGAATCCTATAAAAAGAACCGTTGATGCATCGGATGATTGGTGGGAGAGTAGGCTAAAG GTTGTGCCTGAAGCTCAAAAATTTAGAACATCGGACATTGATCCTGAATTCGAAGGGAAGTTAGACCAAATGTTCATGGGGATAGTTGCAACAGGTGATAAAGCATGGGCACCTTCTTCTGGTACACTCTATAGTGATATTTTTGAATATGTTAACAATGAAAtacctgaagagaatgaagaagaaaatgtgaGAAATGATGTTCACATTTTAAATGATGTTTACATTTCAAATGATGTTCAAATTGATGGAAACGGTCAAAAAAGGAAAAACCCTGAGATATCAAGTTCACATTTTAAAACTGGAAGAAAGAAATCCTCAAAGCAAATTGGAGGGGCTACAAGATTGTCTagtcaaatagaaaaattatgcaaTGCAACTGACAATATGAGTCAAGCCACATCTAGTTTGGCTCCTGTTATGGATCCATATGGTATTCCACAAGCAGTCAAAGTGCTCGACAGCATGTCGGAAGAAGTTCCAGAAGCTAGTCTGCTATACTTTTTCGCACTTAGATTATTGCTCAATAAGGACAAGCGAACtatgtttttatcaattaatcccaAGATTAGAGCTTTGTGGCTTAAGACGGAAATGGAGGATAGCTGA
- the LOC107886094 gene encoding protein RGF1 INDUCIBLE TRANSCRIPTION FACTOR 1 codes for MVGPRSIPHWLGVLLGQKFFDPCILHESARKNEKNIFCLNCCITICPHCLPLHRHHRRLQIRRYVYQDVIRLSDAQKLINCSLVQPYTTNSAKVIFLNERPMSRPFRGSGNLCVKCDRGLQDSFLFCSLSCKVKHLLYKSRNDFWLVEQEEDPQMTPDSVLDSHRSSWSGGSANTAATSNGDSGTNCKPSLLLCTATTEFLKINKKKRSCILTPRVPHGHRCSQAESNSRRKGVPHRSPLN; via the exons ATG GTTGGTCCAAGATCAATTCCTCATTGGCTTGGGGTTCTTCTTGGACAAAAGTTCTTCGATCCTTGCATACTTCATGAATCTGCAAGGAAGAATGAGAAGAACATTTTCTGCTTGAATTGTTGCATTACAATTTGCCCTCACTGCTTGCCTCTTCACCGTCATCATCGTCGCTTACAG ATAAGAAGGTATGTTTATCAAGATGTTATACGATTGAGTGATGCTCAGAAACTGATCAATTGTTCCCTCGTTCAA CCTTACACAACAAACAGTGCCAAAGTAATATTTTTGAATGAAAGGCCAATGTCACGCCCATTTAGAGGCTCTGGTAACTTGTGCGTCAAATGCGATCGCGGCCTTCAAGACTCGTTTCTCTTCTGCTCCCTCTCTTGCAAG GTTAAGCACTTGTTGTACAAAAGTAGAAATGATTTTTGGTTGGTAGAGCAGGAAGAGGATCCTCAAATGACTCCTGACTCAGTCCTGGACTCCCATAGATCAAGTTGGTCAGGAGGATCCGCAAACACAGCTGCCACTAGCAATGGTGACAGTGGAACCAACTGCAAGCCATCTTTACTTCTTTGCACAGCTACAACCGAGTTTCTCAAGATAAACAAGAAGAAACGGAGCTGCATCCTAACCCCTCGAGTTCCCCACGGCCACAGATGCTCACAGGCTGAGAGTAATAGCCGCCGGAAAGGTGTGCCTCATAGATCACCTTTGAATTAA
- the LOC107886095 gene encoding uncharacterized protein isoform X1: protein MLMLGDFDLNSVQRYTDSLKDIFKLTMLDQEIIFRNQVHELHRLYSVQKTLMKDLHLQEHETYNLWKENDQSWSQETRLPADSIPMLGSRLSSSQKLLGEWKGNNYHKFQRGPFDLQLLSDQYTNLGDDNLLNKRKVGDHLKEAIYVNSQQYADFSDPLDLRLSLSLGVAAGKKEDTRRSCYGKNSNTCPRIVIDLEESTERTSDEEAKHPPSDFVAKVADSGGKHDSEVTVISNPVISGSMKKELCRGIAESSSFVMDSRCCIDWSCSDQGSKRLDNMAHENFLTRKQQFKSYGVGHLDLNEVQLGDSSCHLNDAIAAHPSTTSLSGGFSELVSRSQETLCPTAFGIKEIKEFSNNNFEMLQQEDGVKLTLMNSNSKDRIKDVQVRNSELNGKNECETSFVGLACISSTQTNLSQEHGSHHSNTQNGRDVLMPELQTDPAHGLNTARAVAMQVNCGKTEKGGTRLCSDKTQIIIEDEHTHQSPISGKSSCISDNDSSPVRTMQSRIEPYDSNLPASDQFSGTHGRSQVVETFSSELDQRSSDSNEMKHECNNNREESAEVDDLLQTAAESLIHLSLENPAFHHESSTKMESNELENEDKGHRRCTSDYFELMTLQLSESSVDVYSVASKPFEVSELEGKDFSIKLRRGRRLKDFQRDILPGLACLSRHEIREDINILEGVLRSREYKRMRAKMGNGESWCTPMRGKRSRLTYVGRKSFR, encoded by the exons ATGTTGATGCTGggagattttgatttgaattcaGTGCAACGATACACTGATTCACTTAAAGATATTTTCAAACTGACGATGCTCGATCAGGAGATCATATTCAGAAATCAG GTCCACGAGCTCCATCGTTTATATAGTGTTCAGAAGACTCTAATGAAGGATCTTCACCTGCAGGAGCATGAAACATACAATTTATGGAAAGAAAATGACCAATCGTGGTCCCAAGAAACCAGACTCCCTGCAGATTCAATTCCCATG TTGGGCTCAAGATTATCATCAAGTCAGAAGTTGTTAGGTGAGTGGAAGGGCAACAATTACCATAAGTTTCAGCGAGGACCTTTCGATCTTCAACTTTTATCTGATCAATATACAAATCTTGGTGATGATAATCTTCTAAATAAAAGAAAGGTTGGGGATCACTTAAAAGAAGCCATCTATGTAAATTCTCAACAATATGCTGATTTCTCAGATCCACTAGACTTAAGGCTTTCCCTAAGCCTTGGAGTGGCTGCAGGGAAAAAGGAAGATACACGGAGAAGTTGTTATGGCAAGAATAGTAATACTTGCCCCAGAATTGTCATTGATTTGGAAGAATCTACTGAGAGGACCTCAGATGAGGAGGCAAAACATCCGCCTTCTGATTTTGTTGCTAAAGTTGCAGATTCTGGAGGAAAGCATGATTCAGAAGTTACTGTTATCTCTAATCCAGTCATTTCAGGAAGCATGAAGAAAGAGCTATGTCGTGGGATTGCTGAGAGTAGCTCCTTTGTCATGGATAGCAGATGCTGCATAGACTGGAGCTGTTCTGATCAAG GATCAAAACGACTAGATAATATGGCACATGAAAACTTTTTGACTAGAAAGCAGCAGTTCAAATCCTATGGAGTGGGACATTTGGATCTTAATGAAGTTCAGCTTGGTGATTCCTCATGTCACTTAAATGATGCCATAGCTGCCCATCCATCAACAACTAGCTTATCCGGTGGTTTTAGTGAACTTGTTAGCAGGAGTCAGGAAACCTTGTGTCCTACTGCATTTGGGATAAAGGAAATAAAGGAGTTCTCCAATAACAATTTTGAGATGCTTCAACAAGAAGATGGTGTAAAACTTACTTTGATGAATTCCAATAGCAAAGATAGGATAAAGGATGTTCAAGTCAGAAATTCCGAACTCAATGGAAAGAATGAATGTGAAACAAGCTTTGTTGGTCTTGCATGCATATCCAGTACCCAAACAAACCTTTCCCAAGAACATGGCAGTCACCATTCAAACACCCAAAATGGAAGAGATGTCCTGATGCCGGAACTACAAACTGATCCTGCTCATGGTCTGAACACTGCACGTGCAGTTGCTATGCAGGTGAATTGCGGGAAGACTGAAAAAGGGGGCACACGGTTATGTTCTGATAAAACCCAAATTATAATTGAAGATGAACATACTCATCAGTCTCCTATTTCAGGGAAGTCTAGCTGCATTTCAGATAATGATTCAAGCCCTGTAAGGACTATGCAATCCAGAATTGAACCCTATGATTCAAACCTTCCTGCTTCTGATCAGTTTTCTGGAACCCATGGAAGATCTCAGGTTGTAGAAACTTTTTCAAGTGAGCTGGATCAAAGATCTTCTGATAGTAAtgaaatgaaacatgaatgtaaCAATAACAGGGAAGAATCAGCAGAAGTGGATGATTTGCTCCAAACAGCTGCTGAATCACTTATCCATTTATCCCTGGAGAACCCAGCTTTCCATCATGAATCTTCAACCAAGATGGAATCTAATGAGTTAGAGAATGAGGACAAGGGGCATCGACGGTGTACCTCTGATTATTTTGAGTTAATGACTCTGCAACTGAGTGAAAGCAGTGTTGATGTCTATTCTGTAGCATCAAAGCCATTTGAAGTAAGTGAGCTGGAGGGAAAGGATTTTAGTATCAAACTGAGAAGAGGAAGAAGACTGAAAGATTTTCAGAGGGACATACTTCCAGGTCTTGCATGTCTTTCTAGACATGAAATTCGTGAAGACATAAACATTCTGGAGGGAGTTTTAAGATCAAGGGAGTACAAGAGAATGAGAGCTAAGATGGGTAATGGAGAGAGTTGGTGCACACCAATGAGAGGCAAACGGTCAAGACTCACTTATGTTGGAAGAAAAAGTTTTAGATAA
- the LOC107886095 gene encoding uncharacterized protein isoform X2, with product MLMLGDFDLNSVQRYTDSLKDIFKLTMLDQEIIFRNQEHETYNLWKENDQSWSQETRLPADSIPMLGSRLSSSQKLLGEWKGNNYHKFQRGPFDLQLLSDQYTNLGDDNLLNKRKVGDHLKEAIYVNSQQYADFSDPLDLRLSLSLGVAAGKKEDTRRSCYGKNSNTCPRIVIDLEESTERTSDEEAKHPPSDFVAKVADSGGKHDSEVTVISNPVISGSMKKELCRGIAESSSFVMDSRCCIDWSCSDQGSKRLDNMAHENFLTRKQQFKSYGVGHLDLNEVQLGDSSCHLNDAIAAHPSTTSLSGGFSELVSRSQETLCPTAFGIKEIKEFSNNNFEMLQQEDGVKLTLMNSNSKDRIKDVQVRNSELNGKNECETSFVGLACISSTQTNLSQEHGSHHSNTQNGRDVLMPELQTDPAHGLNTARAVAMQVNCGKTEKGGTRLCSDKTQIIIEDEHTHQSPISGKSSCISDNDSSPVRTMQSRIEPYDSNLPASDQFSGTHGRSQVVETFSSELDQRSSDSNEMKHECNNNREESAEVDDLLQTAAESLIHLSLENPAFHHESSTKMESNELENEDKGHRRCTSDYFELMTLQLSESSVDVYSVASKPFEVSELEGKDFSIKLRRGRRLKDFQRDILPGLACLSRHEIREDINILEGVLRSREYKRMRAKMGNGESWCTPMRGKRSRLTYVGRKSFR from the exons ATGTTGATGCTGggagattttgatttgaattcaGTGCAACGATACACTGATTCACTTAAAGATATTTTCAAACTGACGATGCTCGATCAGGAGATCATATTCAGAAATCAG GAGCATGAAACATACAATTTATGGAAAGAAAATGACCAATCGTGGTCCCAAGAAACCAGACTCCCTGCAGATTCAATTCCCATG TTGGGCTCAAGATTATCATCAAGTCAGAAGTTGTTAGGTGAGTGGAAGGGCAACAATTACCATAAGTTTCAGCGAGGACCTTTCGATCTTCAACTTTTATCTGATCAATATACAAATCTTGGTGATGATAATCTTCTAAATAAAAGAAAGGTTGGGGATCACTTAAAAGAAGCCATCTATGTAAATTCTCAACAATATGCTGATTTCTCAGATCCACTAGACTTAAGGCTTTCCCTAAGCCTTGGAGTGGCTGCAGGGAAAAAGGAAGATACACGGAGAAGTTGTTATGGCAAGAATAGTAATACTTGCCCCAGAATTGTCATTGATTTGGAAGAATCTACTGAGAGGACCTCAGATGAGGAGGCAAAACATCCGCCTTCTGATTTTGTTGCTAAAGTTGCAGATTCTGGAGGAAAGCATGATTCAGAAGTTACTGTTATCTCTAATCCAGTCATTTCAGGAAGCATGAAGAAAGAGCTATGTCGTGGGATTGCTGAGAGTAGCTCCTTTGTCATGGATAGCAGATGCTGCATAGACTGGAGCTGTTCTGATCAAG GATCAAAACGACTAGATAATATGGCACATGAAAACTTTTTGACTAGAAAGCAGCAGTTCAAATCCTATGGAGTGGGACATTTGGATCTTAATGAAGTTCAGCTTGGTGATTCCTCATGTCACTTAAATGATGCCATAGCTGCCCATCCATCAACAACTAGCTTATCCGGTGGTTTTAGTGAACTTGTTAGCAGGAGTCAGGAAACCTTGTGTCCTACTGCATTTGGGATAAAGGAAATAAAGGAGTTCTCCAATAACAATTTTGAGATGCTTCAACAAGAAGATGGTGTAAAACTTACTTTGATGAATTCCAATAGCAAAGATAGGATAAAGGATGTTCAAGTCAGAAATTCCGAACTCAATGGAAAGAATGAATGTGAAACAAGCTTTGTTGGTCTTGCATGCATATCCAGTACCCAAACAAACCTTTCCCAAGAACATGGCAGTCACCATTCAAACACCCAAAATGGAAGAGATGTCCTGATGCCGGAACTACAAACTGATCCTGCTCATGGTCTGAACACTGCACGTGCAGTTGCTATGCAGGTGAATTGCGGGAAGACTGAAAAAGGGGGCACACGGTTATGTTCTGATAAAACCCAAATTATAATTGAAGATGAACATACTCATCAGTCTCCTATTTCAGGGAAGTCTAGCTGCATTTCAGATAATGATTCAAGCCCTGTAAGGACTATGCAATCCAGAATTGAACCCTATGATTCAAACCTTCCTGCTTCTGATCAGTTTTCTGGAACCCATGGAAGATCTCAGGTTGTAGAAACTTTTTCAAGTGAGCTGGATCAAAGATCTTCTGATAGTAAtgaaatgaaacatgaatgtaaCAATAACAGGGAAGAATCAGCAGAAGTGGATGATTTGCTCCAAACAGCTGCTGAATCACTTATCCATTTATCCCTGGAGAACCCAGCTTTCCATCATGAATCTTCAACCAAGATGGAATCTAATGAGTTAGAGAATGAGGACAAGGGGCATCGACGGTGTACCTCTGATTATTTTGAGTTAATGACTCTGCAACTGAGTGAAAGCAGTGTTGATGTCTATTCTGTAGCATCAAAGCCATTTGAAGTAAGTGAGCTGGAGGGAAAGGATTTTAGTATCAAACTGAGAAGAGGAAGAAGACTGAAAGATTTTCAGAGGGACATACTTCCAGGTCTTGCATGTCTTTCTAGACATGAAATTCGTGAAGACATAAACATTCTGGAGGGAGTTTTAAGATCAAGGGAGTACAAGAGAATGAGAGCTAAGATGGGTAATGGAGAGAGTTGGTGCACACCAATGAGAGGCAAACGGTCAAGACTCACTTATGTTGGAAGAAAAAGTTTTAGATAA
- the LOC107886095 gene encoding uncharacterized protein isoform X3 encodes MMPCNRDMLGSRLSSSQKLLGEWKGNNYHKFQRGPFDLQLLSDQYTNLGDDNLLNKRKVGDHLKEAIYVNSQQYADFSDPLDLRLSLSLGVAAGKKEDTRRSCYGKNSNTCPRIVIDLEESTERTSDEEAKHPPSDFVAKVADSGGKHDSEVTVISNPVISGSMKKELCRGIAESSSFVMDSRCCIDWSCSDQGSKRLDNMAHENFLTRKQQFKSYGVGHLDLNEVQLGDSSCHLNDAIAAHPSTTSLSGGFSELVSRSQETLCPTAFGIKEIKEFSNNNFEMLQQEDGVKLTLMNSNSKDRIKDVQVRNSELNGKNECETSFVGLACISSTQTNLSQEHGSHHSNTQNGRDVLMPELQTDPAHGLNTARAVAMQVNCGKTEKGGTRLCSDKTQIIIEDEHTHQSPISGKSSCISDNDSSPVRTMQSRIEPYDSNLPASDQFSGTHGRSQVVETFSSELDQRSSDSNEMKHECNNNREESAEVDDLLQTAAESLIHLSLENPAFHHESSTKMESNELENEDKGHRRCTSDYFELMTLQLSESSVDVYSVASKPFEVSELEGKDFSIKLRRGRRLKDFQRDILPGLACLSRHEIREDINILEGVLRSREYKRMRAKMGNGESWCTPMRGKRSRLTYVGRKSFR; translated from the exons ATGATGCCATGTAATCGAGATATg TTGGGCTCAAGATTATCATCAAGTCAGAAGTTGTTAGGTGAGTGGAAGGGCAACAATTACCATAAGTTTCAGCGAGGACCTTTCGATCTTCAACTTTTATCTGATCAATATACAAATCTTGGTGATGATAATCTTCTAAATAAAAGAAAGGTTGGGGATCACTTAAAAGAAGCCATCTATGTAAATTCTCAACAATATGCTGATTTCTCAGATCCACTAGACTTAAGGCTTTCCCTAAGCCTTGGAGTGGCTGCAGGGAAAAAGGAAGATACACGGAGAAGTTGTTATGGCAAGAATAGTAATACTTGCCCCAGAATTGTCATTGATTTGGAAGAATCTACTGAGAGGACCTCAGATGAGGAGGCAAAACATCCGCCTTCTGATTTTGTTGCTAAAGTTGCAGATTCTGGAGGAAAGCATGATTCAGAAGTTACTGTTATCTCTAATCCAGTCATTTCAGGAAGCATGAAGAAAGAGCTATGTCGTGGGATTGCTGAGAGTAGCTCCTTTGTCATGGATAGCAGATGCTGCATAGACTGGAGCTGTTCTGATCAAG GATCAAAACGACTAGATAATATGGCACATGAAAACTTTTTGACTAGAAAGCAGCAGTTCAAATCCTATGGAGTGGGACATTTGGATCTTAATGAAGTTCAGCTTGGTGATTCCTCATGTCACTTAAATGATGCCATAGCTGCCCATCCATCAACAACTAGCTTATCCGGTGGTTTTAGTGAACTTGTTAGCAGGAGTCAGGAAACCTTGTGTCCTACTGCATTTGGGATAAAGGAAATAAAGGAGTTCTCCAATAACAATTTTGAGATGCTTCAACAAGAAGATGGTGTAAAACTTACTTTGATGAATTCCAATAGCAAAGATAGGATAAAGGATGTTCAAGTCAGAAATTCCGAACTCAATGGAAAGAATGAATGTGAAACAAGCTTTGTTGGTCTTGCATGCATATCCAGTACCCAAACAAACCTTTCCCAAGAACATGGCAGTCACCATTCAAACACCCAAAATGGAAGAGATGTCCTGATGCCGGAACTACAAACTGATCCTGCTCATGGTCTGAACACTGCACGTGCAGTTGCTATGCAGGTGAATTGCGGGAAGACTGAAAAAGGGGGCACACGGTTATGTTCTGATAAAACCCAAATTATAATTGAAGATGAACATACTCATCAGTCTCCTATTTCAGGGAAGTCTAGCTGCATTTCAGATAATGATTCAAGCCCTGTAAGGACTATGCAATCCAGAATTGAACCCTATGATTCAAACCTTCCTGCTTCTGATCAGTTTTCTGGAACCCATGGAAGATCTCAGGTTGTAGAAACTTTTTCAAGTGAGCTGGATCAAAGATCTTCTGATAGTAAtgaaatgaaacatgaatgtaaCAATAACAGGGAAGAATCAGCAGAAGTGGATGATTTGCTCCAAACAGCTGCTGAATCACTTATCCATTTATCCCTGGAGAACCCAGCTTTCCATCATGAATCTTCAACCAAGATGGAATCTAATGAGTTAGAGAATGAGGACAAGGGGCATCGACGGTGTACCTCTGATTATTTTGAGTTAATGACTCTGCAACTGAGTGAAAGCAGTGTTGATGTCTATTCTGTAGCATCAAAGCCATTTGAAGTAAGTGAGCTGGAGGGAAAGGATTTTAGTATCAAACTGAGAAGAGGAAGAAGACTGAAAGATTTTCAGAGGGACATACTTCCAGGTCTTGCATGTCTTTCTAGACATGAAATTCGTGAAGACATAAACATTCTGGAGGGAGTTTTAAGATCAAGGGAGTACAAGAGAATGAGAGCTAAGATGGGTAATGGAGAGAGTTGGTGCACACCAATGAGAGGCAAACGGTCAAGACTCACTTATGTTGGAAGAAAAAGTTTTAGATAA